TGAGCCTTTTTGATTGTGCCCTCTTTTTCAGATGCTCATTAGCCAACTGAAAAATGAAGGCATTATCCCCACACAGGTGACATGCATGGCTCAGGCGTTAGTTCTGAAAGTCCACCACTACTTACCCCCCAAGAAAAACATTTGCCCATATGATGCAGTGGGACTATTATAAGGAGGCCCCCTCTCATTGCCACAGCTGTCACTTGTGATTTAACGTCCCTCCTTTGAGTCTGGAGGCGGATCCTACAAGACAGCGCTTTCTCCTCAACTCCTGTGTCCCCACCCCCAAGCCAGAAATTGGTTTCTTTTATTCTGTGTTCATTTTGGGCTTCCGGTTCAAACACTGCCAGACCTATCAGTGAGAAAGCCCTGAGGCATTTATAGCCAAGCCACGGGGTGACAATGGAGAATTTCTCTTGGGGCTCCGTGGGGAAAACAGGAAGTGGTGGTGGCAGGATGGGCAGAGCCCTGGAGAATCTTGTGCAAAGTGGCTCCCCAGGTTCACCCATTTGACTGGGTCAGTACTGTCTTCTGATGGAGTGCAGCTTTAACAGGACCCTCTACTACCCAGCAGCCACAGAACTCCCAGCCCTTTGACTCTCCTTTAATGCCCCATAAGggtctccctcccccagcccctgggaatGTTTGCCCTTCTCAGTCTGCTCCCTCTCTAGGAGGCAGTCACCGGGTCTCAGCCAGTCCAGCCCAGAAAAGAGAAGGTATGGGAGAACAATCATTCGTGCACATCCCAGATCTCCGAGAGCAGTGGGGGAAGCTTTTTGTCCTGCAGGCGCAGTGCAAACACCTGCTCTGAGTGGACGCTGCTCAGTGTACGGAGGCTCACCAGTTTCATTAGCATCCGTGGGAACATCAGCCGGTcctggggaaaggagagagacaagTAGCCTTTGCCTCACCCCCAAAAGAGAGGTGGGAGGGTAAGGGTAGGGGAGCTGAGGAAGAGGTAGAGAATTGTCTGTGTGCCATGTAGTCAGAGAGGAATTCTTGCAGGAAAAGTAGGTGGTGAGGTGTGGCAAGGGATGGGCCTgtggagagagggggaaaggggtgtCATGAGGAGACTCACATGGGGGTGGTGGATGGAGACGTAGGCATGCAGGGCCTCCACATATGTGTGCTGCAGCCTCTCTACCTGGAGCTGGTCCTGCACGTTGGGCCGGTCTATAGGTCACCAACAGAGTTGAGGAGCAGGTCTGGCCAGGGTCTTAGttctgtgacccacccaacttctCCCATCCCAAAATACCACAGCCAGGGCCTCCACCCCACAATTTCTGTGTGTGGGCCCTGCACCCTCCTTGGTGCCATCTCTTGCTCAGTTTCCCTCTTGGCCCTCCTCCACACCTGCAGAGAAGATGCTGATGGCAATGAGCAGAGCAAACTCGGCATCATTGAGTTGCAGCTCATTCATGGCTCTGGAGAACTCGAAGATGGGGTTGATGAactccacctgcagccctggagaggcagaaggGAGGCTGGGGCGTGCGGCAGGAGCAGCGggacttccttctctcctccaacTCTTCAGCTTAGGGACCTACAAAGAACTCACTAAGAAGTCTCCAGAACTCTGCTGTGtagccttgggcaagtttcttaacctctctaagcctcatcGGTGAAATGGGAATCATATCTGAACCTATCTAGTAAGGCTGTGTGATGGCTAAATGAGAATGCATGTGGAGCACTTAGTgctgtgtctggcacatagcaagtgctgaattaaaggatattaataattCCATTATTCTTATTAGAATTCTTGAGGGCCCCACATTACTAGAAATAGAggcaacttttatttttgtttataaagcagagtttgagtgtgtgtgtgctggcAATTGACCCTACTTTCAAAAAATACTAGAGATACAGTTCATGCATCATATCCCAGAGGGAACACAGTTGAGAGTATGTACTCTGGAGCTAAATTGCCTGGATTTGCCTCCTGGCTATACCACTCACTAGCTCTGTGGCCTCAGGTAAGTTATTTaagctctctgggccttggttttcccatctgtaaaatggagataatactacATCATACTACCTCATAATGGGTCCTTAGAACAATGTCTAGCACctaagtgtttgttaaataaatattttttttaaagaatggaaCCAGTCTTCTTGCTGAGAAGACCAGAGTTCAATAAATGATAACAAAAAGTCATGGCACCCAGAGCACCCATACACATTGTCAAagtctccccaccccacactgGCTCCTAGGCTATCtcagatttcttttagcaaccaTCTGCTGCACTTTTCCATTCAAGGTTTCTTGATTAGTCACTTCCTGTACTTTCACCCTGATATTTATCAGCATTGTGTGTTGATCCATTTAGTGCAGAAACCCCATTTTAGAAAGCATTTCTTGGTGAGTATCCTATCCTCAAGGTGTTGAGCCTCAAATTATGCCTACCAGCCCCTTTGTGCAGAAGGGGAGAGAAGGTTCTAGAACTGGGTGAGGCATGCTGTGAGGGTCTGCTAGGGCTCACTGAATGAATGCCTGAAATGTAATTAGTCCACATCATTAGTTACCCAGTGCATGCAGCAGAGGGGGAAGGAGACCTGACAAAGTAGAGCCCCTGTTCCTTCTCCCCAAGACCTTGCTGatgaaatgagaaatgaaaagcaaacatgACGACATCACATCtgcttatataaataaatacatctaTAAATAGGTGAAGATTCAGATAGCATAAGTTAAGTCCACAAGTACAGAAGGAGTACAGACATTAGACCTGGAAGGGGTTCAGAAAACAGGATGTTGTGAAGGAAGAGAAGGCCCTAGTTAAGAGGAACTGGGACAATAACCATTTGGGGGAAAAGGTGGTTTGGCAGAGAAAGGGGGCAGGGTTGAGCTTTTAAAGATGGATAAAGTCATCAGCTCGTCCCTATTAGGTGCCTCACATTTGGGCGGCACATTGAGCACTACAGATGGCAAGGGGTGCCAACACAGTCTGTTATGCCCTACAGTTAAAGAAGGCCTTCCTAGAAAGCCTTTTGGGTGGCCTGTCTTGGGAAAGCAGGAGGCACATGAGCTGGCCTGAGTGGTGGGAAACCAGGGAAGGCTTTATGAACTCTGGTCTGGAAACCAGGATCTATCAAACCCCAAGAATAAGATCACAGCATCAGCCACATTTTATAGACCCAGATACCCAGTTGTTGAACTGCTTGGTCTCCTGTTGAGCCTCAGTTCTATTCCCTCCAAAATTCCCTCACCTTCTATCCTTTCCCAACTATGCTCCTGTAACACATATGTTAGCAACAATGAAATGTGAGGAAAGCCCCACCGCTTAGCCCTCAAGCAAGCATCAGATACAGAGCAGCAAGGTGAGCTAATTCTTGGAAAAAATACACCCAGTATAGGATGAGAATAGACGGGTTCATGCTCTCACCCTAAAACTGCCCTCTCTGGGCTCCTTGCAATGTTTAAACCCTGGTTCCATGGCCCATCAAAAAGGGTAGGGGAAAATCATCCCAGGGAAGAAGAGTCTTGATTCTTAAAGAGGATGTCTAAAGAAAGATTTGTTCATTATTGACAACTACAAAAGCCTCagtgcagtggttttcaaacttttttttttcctaattgtaaAAATCTTTTCTTCAAAATGCTATGCAAAGCACATTATAAAATGCAGATTTAAGTGGAGCTTATTGTTTGGCTCAAGTAAGGATGAAGGACACTCCTAAGCCTTCCTGTTTCTCTTCTAAGGTGACACTTCTATGGAACCCCTCAGATTCCTTGgaacacagtttgaaaaccaaTGTCTCGGAAAAACAAGAGGAGCCTTCCCTTTACAGTCACCCAAACCTTGAGCTTGTGGCTCTGTAGTCACTGTGGGACTCGTGACACAAAGTATCTGTCCAGTCAACCCAATCATTTCATGATCTCAGTTCTCACCTGCTTTGGCAAAGTCTTCCCGGTTATAACTGAAATCCTTGAGGAAGGTGATACTCTCACTCCCGGGGTTGTACCTCCGAGATGTCTCCAGAAGCATCACCTGCAAACAAGTAGCAGACTTCAAATGGGGACTATGAGGGCTTGTCTTGGCACATAGTGCCCTGGAGGGATGGTCGGTCTCCCTTACCCCAATTTCTCATTTGATTTGGCTCCTCCACTTGCATGTCTGGAGGCCCTTCCCACAGACAGTCCTATTTTGGTTCCCTTCACCCCTTCGGCCATTTCCACCTACTTCAATGGCAGAAGTCTTCAGCAGGGCGATCTGGTCCTCTCGGCTGAGCTGCAGGAAGCCAGGCAGCTGCTTGGCAAAATCAACGATCTCCTGCACCGAGACGATGGCCAGCTCAGTGAAGTGGGCAAAGCGCTGTTGGCGGGCCTCCCGGCTCTGGGGGTCTGGTGCCATGGGCCAAGGCTACCCAGAAGGGCAAGGAGAGAAAAGGCAAACCACTTTGAGGCGGACATCGAGAAGCCACCTGGTGTCCCGGGTAGAGCCACCTCTCCCCTGGTCCCTCAATACCGTGACCCGAAGCCGGTCAGAGAAGGAGCGTCTATTACACTGCTGCTGGGCAGCAACTAACTTCTCAATCATGCCCAGTTGCTCCGGGCTGAGCTGGGGCAGGACTTGGGGAGGCGAGGAAGCCCTTGGGGGCATGGACATGGCTTGAGCCTGTTCCTCCTCTTGCCGCTTCAGTTTCTTTAGGCGGATCTGTTCTTCTGACAGGACACCTAAAGTGGGGCCAGAGGTGAATAAGGGAGAAAaggggggagagggggcaggaagcaaggatgcagaaGAGGGGGTAGTTTCAGTCTCCAGAAGAGCAGAGGACTTTAGGGAAAGCCAAGGAAGAGATTTTAATCCTTACTTAGGGACCCAAAAGATTAGGAAGCCCCTGTAGGCTCTGATACCTAACTACCCCCATACCCTGGCACCCACATGTCCCCTCTTTCCCAGGAGACCCTCCCACCACTCCAGTGCCCAGACACTCACACTCCTCCCGCATGCCAGCCTGGCGGCATTTGCGAAGCCGACACTCCTGGCACTTGCGACGCATATAGGTGTCCATGGGGCAGTGGCCACCGCTGTGGCAGATGTAACGCGCCCCCTTGATGACACTGCGGCGGAAGAATCCCTTGCAGCCCTCACAGCTTAGCACGTTGTAGTGGAAGCCCGAGGCCTTGTCCCCACACACACTGCACAGCTCGTTCCCCAGCATTTTGGGGGCGGGCCCTTTTTTCCGCTTTGGTGGATGGAGCTCTGGATACAAGGAAGAACCTTAAATTTTTCCCCAAGGAAAAAGCTTGGGGCCCGTGCAGCCACCACCCCGGGCACTCAGAGACTTTTAGTTCCTTCACTATATGCAGTCTAATCTCTCTGTTATAAGAATAGTAGCTCTCACTTACCAAGTGCCATTATGTCTTAAGTATTGTATAAACCCTTTATAGGCACTGTTCCTTACAACAACCATAAGAgagaggtactattattatttccattatacacacaaggaaactgaggctcagaaaggttaagtcatTGCCTGAGGTAGAGAAAAAATTCACACTCAGATCACTTGTGTCTAGCTGACTCCAAAGCCTTTGGATTTAACCAAGACATTATAAGGTAAAGAGCCCCAAGGTAGCCCTTCCAGGTCCAGGGAGCCCCTGTCTCCTCCAAATCCAGAAGCTCCTCACCTATGGAGTCTCGGGGGGCTTCTGCCCTGAGGAGCAGGGCTGCGGGCTCCATtgcctccagccccagccctgaaGTGCTGCCCATGGATTGAGGCGTCCTGGCTTGCTCCCTGAGGGTGCCGTTGCTGCCTCCCAGCGCCTGGCTGCTTGCATCTCGTGCCTCCGGCTCCCACAGCTCCACCGCAGAGTCTGAGCCCCAAAAGAGAGGCACTAGTGGATCTCAGACCTTACCCCCAGGACCCCTCCCCAGCATCCTAGTTGGGAAATTGCAAACTTATTTCCACCATTAGAGGGCAGCAGAGCCCCAGATCGGGCTTTGGGACCCCAGAGTTTGTGTGGGCGCTAGGACTAGACACTTGTAGTCTCCTGCACCCCAATACCTTAAATAAGGGATATTAACCTCTGTCCTCTTGGGGGAGCTGGCAAAATCAGAAATCAGACAGGACTCCTCAAAGTTGGGGTTGGGTAAGCACAATACAGATTGGGAAGGACCGGGCAATACCAAGAATGGCTTTGGACAGGTAGCAAAGGAAGCTGCTTCCTGAGggagatgaggagactgaggcctggACTCTGGGGACAGGACTGGAGTGGAGAAGCTTACCAAGAGAAACATCGGGCACAGAGGCCTCCAGCCACAAGGACATCTCTTCCTGGAGCCCTGGACATTACCAAGGGGACTGTCCTACAGGAACAACCCAGATTACACTCCTCTAGAGCTTCGTTCTCCTCCTGAGCCTGCCTTTTACCAGTACTAACAATATCAGCTAATCTTTATTTGCCATGTATTAGCTTGTGCTAAGGCTTTAGATGCCTTCCCCACAATATCCCTATGAGTTCAGGACTATTCTTTAAGTCCATTtgaactgaggttcaaagagattaagtaaattGCACCCAGTTAGGCAATTGTAGTGCCAAGACTCCAACCCTGAcctctctgactccaaagcctgagcTCTTGGCTACCATGCCACCCTTTCTCCCCAGGGCCCCCCTCCAGACCATCAGGGAGTGCTTGGGCACATCTGCCCCTTCGTGTCAGAGTGGCCTGTCGCCAAGTTGGGCAGGGCAAGGCCATGAGATTGTGGCTCACTCTACCCAAGAGGCTCACCTTTTAGCAGACCTCACTCCTGCCACTTCCCAGGGTCCCAGCAGAAACCTCTTGCCTTCAAGAATTTCCCCACTCACATGCAGGACCTCCTACCCAGAACCCCTCAAGCCGTGTTCTGGGAACTGAACGGAATCTTCTTCCTGCCCTGAGCTTTCATCGCCATCATTCCTCACTCCTCCCCAGAGACTCCCTTCTACGAGCCCCAGGATacccacccagacacacacacacacacaccccagggcCACAGCCGAGGACAGCCAGGATACccgcccagacacacacacacacacacaacccggGGCCACAGCCGAGGAGCGGACCCACCGAATCCCCAGGCCACCAGACTTCCTGGCTGGGGCAGTCTCTGGAGCCCCCTTGCTGGGAGAGGAGGATGGTGCAGTCCCTCGTCCAGAGGCCACGCGGCTGGCTGCCGAGCCTGGGCTGAGCACGAGAGTGGCCCCGAGCCCTGGGGAAGTGAATGTGGGGAAGGGCCGAGGGGAGGGATCGTCAAGGGGTCGGGCCACCTCTCCTTCCTGCCAGGCGGACCCGGAGGCGACCCGGCGCTCCGGCCTCCTCTGCCCCCGCCCATGGGGCAGCTTCCCCACGCCGCTGACTCCTCCCCAGCCTGCCGCCCCCTCAGCCCAGCGCCGCCCttgccctcctgcccccaccaacACAGTCACGTTTCCCTGCAGACCGAACCTGTCCCATGTCTCTCCCCTTGCCTTTCCTCACCCCGGCGGCTCTTAGCTGCTTTTACAGGACGACTGCCTCCCAGGAACCCACACCCCAATCCCGGCAGCCTCCAGAGTAAGCATTCCCTCCCCTCCACAGACATCTTGCAGAGCAAAGGTCCCGGCCATGAATGTCACTTGAATTGCGACACCAAGCCCCAGCCTGCTTTCCCAAcaaccctcctcctcctcctccccagctctgGTAAAGAACTATGTTGCTCTCCCCGCTAGTCCCAGGTCTCAGCCAAGCTGGTAGAGCTCCAGGAGTGGAGACTGGCAGGTACTAGCCTTCCAGGAGGTCTCCAAAAGTGGGTAGCCCACTGGGGCCAGAGTGGGGAAGCAGCCCAGGAGAAAGGGGTGTTGGGAAGTTGAATGAGCATTGGCAAGCCCGGGATGCAGGAGGGGGAGCAGATGGTGGGGGACCCTGGCATCAGTCCAGGATGGGCCTGGGAATGTATGCAGGTTCCCCTCATCTGGGGAACAGCCCCATCTGTAGGTATGGCAGGCTCCATCTAGCCGAAGCCTTTCTGCCCTGCTGCCGGGGACAGGATATCCATCCCTGAGGGTAGATGccatgtttcattgatttttatctCCTCCAAAGCCCCTGGAACAGGCCTGCAGAATAGGCAACAGAGTAGGTATTCttcctgtttgttgaatgaataagtataCAAGTAAAATAACATGATATTCCTTTGTCCCACACTCATTATTAACTCTAATTTATTTGATCTCATCATACTTAGATGAGCATTTTGGGCTCTGAACTTAGAATTTGGGTTCACATCCTGGACTCTTTATTAGCTGTGTGGTCTTGATTAAGTTACTTAATGTCTCTGAACCTATTTCCCtatctataaaatagagaaaatacagttatcccttccacatcacagGGGTTAGGGGTGCAGCACCCCTGTAAGCTGGAAAATCCGTGTAAAATTTTTTTACCCTCCCTTCATACCAGAGAAGtcagaattttttccttttcttctatggGGTGTTTACAGTACCTTATTGTAAAATTTGGGTTAAGTATTTGGTCATAAGCTATATGTAGGTCAATGTTAAGTAAAAGTACCATATATCTTATGCATTTCTGAGTTCCTAAACTTTTTGCCATCTGCTGGCCTTTGCATGTCATAGGCGGCTTCTGTAAAACTCCCCccaaatttccatttaatttcttatgctgacCTGCGATATATCAAAACCATGATGGGGAAAGTtgcaatgtggaagggataaccaCAATGATAGTTTTGGCATATaaggttgttgtaaagattaaacaaTATATTGTAGCCACCATGTGTAATGGAAGCAGTTATCATTACCTTCCCAACCCTTTCAGCTATGGGTCTGCCCACTGTCTTGACTCGACGCTATTAAGGTTTCAAGTGCTTGTTTCCACATACACATCCCTCACTACCTCTTTTAGTCCTTAGAGCTgcccaggagggagggaggataaACAACATGAACTCCTTCTTGCAAACAAGAACACCAAAGCTCATGGGAGAGCCTTTTCCAAGACCACACACAGCTAGTGGCCAAGCTGGGATCAGAATCCAGGTGTCCTCACTCCAGTCCCTGTCCTGTGTTCAGAGTCCATGACACTCTGGTCTTGTTGCCTCTCAGGTCTGATCAACCAGTGAATTGctgggggggcggggaggagggagctggggcTGGTGGGCTGCAGGGGGAGAAGTGGGGAGTCCTGCAGATGCTTCGGTCCAGATGTGGGAGGCAAGGAGCTGAGGTTACTGCTGGCCGTTcaccccctgccccactcccCGTTTCCTGCTCACAGGCTCTTCCTGTTTTGCTATAAACTTAATTCCCATGGGTCCCACATTAAAGCACAGAAGGACAGGGAGCCAGGGCAGATAGCCAGAGGGACCAAAATGGAGATGAACAGGGcacaaaggaagaggagaaaagagggaGCAGGGAAAGAAAGGACAGGGGGTGTGGGTGGAATGGAGAGAACAGAACGAGAGGTCAGGgaaagcagaaatagaaaaggagcTTGAGGAAAAATGAGAAGCCCAGGGTGGAGCAGGGGCTATGGGTTGGGGGTCAGGGAACAGAGCCTTGAGAAGACAGAAGGCTGGGTGATGTTGCAAAAACTGCCCATGTATTCATTTTCACATTTCAGAAAAGCCACTCTGGCACCCACCCATCTCAAAGTTCTGCTCCAGCTTTTGCTCTTGTTCCCTCTTGTCACAAGGTCATCTCACAAGGTCCTCACCCTGCTGTGGGCATCTGAGTCATGAGCATAAGGCTCTCCATTCCTCTTGTATTTGTCCCTTCCTTGATTTTCAGAAGGCCCCAGATGTCCTGGGCAAGTAGAAACTGGGAGCTCTGGCTACAGGAAAACTGCAACTATTCTGTCCCAGTACCCTTATCATCAATCCAGCACTCTCCTCCATCCCCTTCACCCCCTACTCCTCGAATAGCCCCAAACTCCAGCATAGTCAGAGATGTCCCTGAAACATCGGGTTTCAAGGAACTCAGGATGTAACTTGGTCTGACGCCTTATGGCTATCTGCTGGGAGCTGGGAAAAGCCTCCCTCATCCACTCCTGATCCTCAGCTCCCTCCTGACACCCTAGTCTCTCCACTGGTGTCTTCTCGGAACCAGACACAAGCCACATCTGGAGCTTCCACCCCTGACAGAGGCCAGAGCCAATTGCTGGACCATCAGGGTAAGTCACCATCTCCCCCAAGCTTCCATGCAGAGGAGGAAGCATTGCTAGTGCTTCACTGACAAAGAGTTGCCCCTTCAAGTCCCAGGGAGTTCAGGGGACCCCCAcgaagagagaaaaggggaggaaaaTGGGAGAAGACCAAAACCCTATTGGAGATGTCTCCATGGAGTTTCTGGAGGTCAACCACATGGACTTCTCCCCCAAGTCAGGTGATGTGGCAAGGTAGAATGACAGGTCCCAGCTTGCAAACCCCACCCCCATGGCACAGGCCCACCAGCCCCCAGGAAGTGTTAGGTCCAAAACCTTCCAGTCCCATGAGGCCTTTCCTATGTTTCCCTGGCTCCCAGAGGAGACAGCATTCCTGGGAACATCGTCAGGGGGCTTCCTGAGTCACATTTCTAACCCCCTGGACCTCCAgaggcttctccttgcagcaagAAGGATACTGAAGAGAAACGGGATTTCCTAGCCCATGGCCATGCACTACTAGGTAACTTCTCAAAGCATTCAAATTTCCACGAAGCAGGCCACAAGGTAAGGTTTGCAGGGACTCAGGCAAcagcttctttctccttccactgCTCTGGAAAGGCAAAAAGTATGGCCACTGAGTATGTACTCAAATAACTTTTATCCAAGCCACCAATCACGAGAAGAACCAAGCAATTCTTGGTTCCCAGACCTATGAGTTCAGAAGAtacagaaagcagaaaagaaaatagaaaagtaacATTTATTTAGCCCCTACTACATACCTTTATTTTTGCAGGTGTTATTTCATTTATCCCCACAATAACCCTAAGAGATAAGTTACTTGCAAGGAGCAAATACCAAATTTGAATACAGATATAACTGACTAAAAAGctcaaactcaaaaaaaaaaaaaaaagagactcccTTACACAAAACTCCCTCCCCCAGTGGGGAAAAATGGCAACTCACCTGGATTTAGGTTCATTTCTGCCCACATAGGGTAGAGCAGTGATTCCCAATCCTGGCCTCCCCTTtagaaattctgatttatttgTCTGGGGTGGGCCCATGCATCCATCTGCCTGTCTAgtgttttatatttgtaattaGGGACCCCAGATGTGAGGACCACAGGATCATCTGGTAGAAAATATGCAGAGGCTGGGGGTCAAGAGACCAGGGCTCAGCTACTGGCCCTGCCATCTATTTGTGGTGTAATACCCATCCTTCCTGGAGTTTTCCTTACTATAAAATCTCAAATAATAGCTGTTCCATCcatccctcctacatgggatacTTGCAGGCACAAAGGCTATAGACATACTTGAGCaagtagaaagaaaagcaaaaagatgaATTTGAGGAATTTTTGTTCTACTTCCTAACATTTAGAGACCCAAAGATTTACATTCTTAAGGCATGATGGTCTGGCTAATTTGCAAGGAGAGCAAGGGGCACATTGAAACAAAACATGCAAAAACACCACGAAAATGCAGTATTTTGCACAGCCATGCCCCATACAATCTGATCAATGTGAAAAGATTCCCTTTGTTAGAAACCTGTTCGTTGAAAGTGCTTTAGGACCACCAAAATATAGTTTAG
This genomic stretch from Choloepus didactylus isolate mChoDid1 chromosome 6, mChoDid1.pri, whole genome shotgun sequence harbors:
- the NR1H3 gene encoding oxysterols receptor LXR-alpha isoform X1, encoding MSLWLEASVPDVSLDSAVELWEPEARDASSQALGGSNGTLREQARTPQSMGSTSGLGLEAMEPAALLLRAEAPRDSIELHPPKRKKGPAPKMLGNELCSVCGDKASGFHYNVLSCEGCKGFFRRSVIKGARYICHSGGHCPMDTYMRRKCQECRLRKCRQAGMREECVLSEEQIRLKKLKRQEEEQAQAMSMPPRASSPPQVLPQLSPEQLGMIEKLVAAQQQCNRRSFSDRLRVTPWPMAPDPQSREARQQRFAHFTELAIVSVQEIVDFAKQLPGFLQLSREDQIALLKTSAIEVMLLETSRRYNPGSESITFLKDFSYNREDFAKAGLQVEFINPIFEFSRAMNELQLNDAEFALLIAISIFSAGPADVPTDANETGEPPYTEQRPLRAGVCTAPAGQKASPTALGDLGCARMIVLPYLLFSGLDWLRPGDCLLEREQTEKGKHSQGLGEGDPYGALKESQRAGSSVAAG
- the NR1H3 gene encoding oxysterols receptor LXR-alpha isoform X4, with product MSLWLEASVPDVSLDSAVELWEPEARDASSQALGGSNGTLREQARTPQSMGSTSGLGLEAMEPAALLLRAEAPRDSIGVLSEEQIRLKKLKRQEEEQAQAMSMPPRASSPPQVLPQLSPEQLGMIEKLVAAQQQCNRRSFSDRLRVTPWPMAPDPQSREARQQRFAHFTELAIVSVQEIVDFAKQLPGFLQLSREDQIALLKTSAIEVMLLETSRRYNPGSESITFLKDFSYNREDFAKAGLQVEFINPIFEFSRAMNELQLNDAEFALLIAISIFSAGPADVPTDANETGEPPYTEQRPLRAGVCTAPAGQKASPTALGDLGCARMIVLPYLLFSGLDWLRPGDCLLEREQTEKGKHSQGLGEGDPYGALKESQRAGSSVAAG
- the NR1H3 gene encoding oxysterols receptor LXR-alpha isoform X2, with amino-acid sequence MSLWLEASVPDVSLDSAVELWEPEARDASSQALGGSNGTLREQARTPQSMGSTSGLGLEAMEPAALLLRAEAPRDSIELHPPKRKKGPAPKMLGNELCSVCGDKASGFHYNVLSCEGCKGFFRRSVIKGARYICHSGGHCPMDTYMRRKCQECRLRKCRQAGMREECVLSEEQIRLKKLKRQEEEQAQAMSMPPRASSPPQVLPQLSPEQLGMIEKLVAAQQQCNRRSFSDRLRVTPWPMAPDPQSREARQQRFAHFTELAIVSVQEIVDFAKQLPGFLQLSREDQIALLKTSAIEVMLLETSRRYNPGSESITFLKDFSYNREDFAKAGLQVEFINPIFEFSRAMNELQLNDAEFALLIAISIFSADRPNVQDQLQVERLQHTYVEALHAYVSIHHPHDRLMFPRMLMKLVSLRTLSSVHSEQVFALRLQDKKLPPLLSEIWDVHE
- the NR1H3 gene encoding oxysterols receptor LXR-alpha isoform X3, producing the protein MSLWLEASVPDVSLDSAVELWEPEARDASSQALGGSNGTLREQARTPQSMGSTSGLGLEAMEPAALLLRAEAPRDSIELHPPKRKKGPAPKMLGNELCSVCGDKASGFHYNVLSCEGCKGFFRRSVIKGARYICHSGGHCPMDTYMRRKCQECRLRKCRQAGMREECVLSEEQIRLKKLKRQEEEQAQAMSMPPRASSPPQVLPQLSPEQLGMIEKLVAAQQQCNRRSFSDRLRVTPWPMAPDPQSREARQQRFAHFTELAIVSVQEIVDFAKQLPGFLQLSREDQIALLKTSAIEVMLLETSRRYNPGSESITFLKDFSYNREDFAKAGLQVEFINPIFEFSRAMNELQLNDAEFALLIAISIFSAGPSLATPHHLLFLQEFLSDYMAHRQFSTSSSAPLPLPSHLSFGGEAKATCLSPFPRTG